The Pseudomonadota bacterium genome contains the following window.
CAAAGCGGAAGGCCGACCCTTCAACTTCTGGCAGGCCGCTGCGTTTCAGTGGGTCAACCCGAAGGCCTGGACCATGGCGCTCACCTCGGTGGCGGTCTACGCGCCGAGTCAGAGTCTCCTCGCCGTCCTGTTCGTGGCCAGCGTGTTCGCCCTGATCAACCTGCCCTGCGTGAGCGTCTGGACCGTGCTGGGCGAGCAGCTTCGATCGATTCTCTCGAGCCCCGGGCGATTGCGCGCGTTCAATTGGAGCATGGCGATCCTGCTGGTCGCTTCGCTCTACCCCGTGCTGGCCACCACCGCACACTGAGCGCGGCCATGCCCGGTGCGCTGCGGCGCACGCTTGCACGCAGACGGACGCCGACGGATCATCTGCGCCCGTTGTCGCTCGATCGAAGAGCGACAACGCTCGGGCGCAACGGGGGTCGCACAAGCGATCGGCGGAGCGCGAACGAACCCTCCAGCCGTAGTGTGCCGCCAATGATCCGTGCTCGTTCTCTCTGCCTGCTCGCCGCCCCAGCCTGCTTCCTGCTCGCCGCCGCACCGGGCGTCAAGGCGGAACACCACGCCGCTACCGACGATGGGGCCGCGGGACGCCTCACCAACGAGGCCATCTTCGAGGAGAAACGCTACGAGCCGGCAAAACCCGAGGCCCTGCAGTGGCTGCCCGACGGGGGCTACGCGATGCTCGAGGCCGTGGAGGGCCAGGACGAGCAAGCCGAGGACGAGGACCCACCTAAGGAAATCGTACGCTACGACGCGAAGACCGGCGAGCGAACCGTCCTCGTCAACCTCGCCCAGCTGACGCCGCCCGGCACGGACACGCCGCTGGTCGTCGACGACTACCACTGGAGCGAGGACCGC
Protein-coding sequences here:
- a CDS encoding S9 family peptidase; translated protein: MIRARSLCLLAAPACFLLAAAPGVKAEHHAATDDGAAGRLTNEAIFEEKRYEPAKPEALQWLPDGGYAMLEAVEGQDEQAEDEDPPKEIVRYDAKTGERTVLVNLAQLTPPGTDTPLVVDDYHWSEDR
- a CDS encoding LysE family translocator, which codes for MNIELIGGLAAFAVVSSITPGPNNLMLMASGANYGFRRTIPHMLGVGLGFGFMVVIVGLGLMGLFTAIPASYTVLKVLSVLYLLYLAFKIGTAAAPTREGKAEGRPFNFWQAAAFQWVNPKAWTMALTSVAVYAPSQSLLAVLFVASVFALINLPCVSVWTVLGEQLRSILSSPGRLRAFNWSMAILLVASLYPVLATTAH